In the genome of Desulfomonilaceae bacterium, the window TTTGTCGTTATGCGTCCCATTGGAGGTTTGATAGATCTTGAAACCTTGCTACACGAGATGGGACACGCGTTTTTTCTGAGCGGATTTTCGGCGGAACTCCCGATTGAATACAAGAGATTTTATCGATCCGCTGCCCTCGATGAGGCCTTCGCGTTTCTGTTCGCTCAGTTGGTGGAGAACCCCGTCTGGCTAAGCGATGTGGCCGGAGTTCCAGTAGGTCAGGCTGATACATTGGCCGATTTGTCAAGAACGAAAAGATTGCTTTTGATTCGTCGTCATATCGGAAAATTTCTTGCTGAAAAGGATTTGTTCGAGGTTGGTCCGTTTAAAGATTCCGCCCATTATTGTAAATGGCTGAACAGGTCTACAGGATTCAATTACGAACCTGACGGATACCTTATTGACATGGATCGGGACTTCTATTCTGCGGAGTATGTTTGGGCCTGGGCTGGGGCGGAAGTCATGAGGAACTTCCTGGAAGACACATTTGGCGCAAACTGGTTCCAGAAACGTGAAGCCGGCGATTTTCTTGGGAAAATATGCGTAGAAGGACGAACAAACTCTCTTGATCAGGCCCTGATAAAGTTTTGCGGAACAAAAGCCGTGTTGCCTCGATTTTCTTGAACCAGCCTGTCTAGTGGTTCAAGCGGCCGAACGAATCACAGAGAGGCACGCCAAGTCTGAATGATACGAAGACGATCGGTTTGTGACGGAGGACGCATGTGGATCAGATTGGAATAGTTTCTACCCAGTACATCCAACTGGATGGTTTGAAGCTTGAGTCCGGTGTTTCCCTGGGCTCCATCACAGTGGCCTATGAAACCTACGGCCTGTTGAACGCTCAAGCTGATAACGCGGTGCTAGTTGTTCATGCGCTCTCCGGAGACGCCCATGCCGCAGGGGTGGACGAGGACGGCCGCGTGGGCTGGTGGGACGGTATGATAGGTCCAGGAAAGGGTATTGATACCAACAAATATTTTGTCATTTGCTCCAACTGTTTAGGGGGTTGCAAGGGAACCACCGGTCCAACGAGCGTCAATCCTGTCACGGGTGGACCTTACCGGCGTTCATTCCCTCTTATCACTATTGGTGACATGGTAAACGTGCAGGTAATGCTTGTGGAAAGGCTTGGTATCCGCAAATTGCACACCGTTATCGGTGGGTCGATGGGTGGAATGGAGGCATTGGATTGGGCTTGTCGCTTTGGAGACAGACTCAGGTCCGCTGTCGTGATCGCTGCCACTGCCCGTCTTTCTCCCCAAGGCATTGCCTTCAACTGGGTAGGAAGAAACGCCATATACTCGGACCCCGCCTCCACAGAGAGACATGGCGATTATTCAGAGGGAGTGCAAAAATCGGGACGGGGCCTTGCGGTGGCAAGAATGATCGGCCACATAACTTACCTGTCGGAAGAAACCATGCAGGTCAAGTTTGGACGAAAAATGGCGCTTCGCGACATGGATGGAACCACTTACAGTCTCGGAGAAAGCGAAGGTCTTGATGGAGAATTCGAGATCGAGTCCTACCTTAAACATAAGGGCAGCACCTTTATGGAAAGGTTCGACGAAGACTCTTACATTATCATTACCAAAGCAATTGATTATTTTGATCTCGTTCGCGAATATGGTGACTTGGTAAACGCTTTTAGGAACATAACAGCGAAGATGCTCGTGATATCGTTTACATCTGATTGGCTTTACCCAACATCGATGTCTCTGGCCATCGTCAGGGCCCTGCAGGCCGCCAAGAAACATGTTTCATTCGTAGAGGTGGATTTACCTTACGGACACGATTCATTCCTGGTCCCTCAGGGTATGCCTAACCTAACAAGAATAGTAAGAGGTTTTTTGAAGGGTGTTTGAACAGACCGCAGAAATCCGGACCCCATTTCACGAATTTGAGGTCGGGTTCAATATCATCATAGACTTGATTACGCCTGGGACCAGGGTTCTGGATTTGGGTTGTGGTTCAGGGACACTGTTGGCAAGGCTACGTGATGAAAAGGACGTAGAAGGATGCGGTGTTGAACTGGACCAGGAAAAGGTAATTAGATGTACCGAGAGAGGTATAAGAGTTATGACTCTTGACCTCGACCATGGGCTGGAAGGATTCCCTGATTTGAGTTATGAGTATGTTGTTTTAAGCCGAACCCTCCAACAGCTAATCAATCCGGAACGGCTGGTCCGGGAAATGTTGAGAGTGGGATCGAAATCCATTATAGCGCTGCCCAATTTTGGGCACTGGAAAATCACTCTTGAATACCTGCTGAAGGGTAGGACGCCGATAGTAAGAACCTTTCCACACCCCTGGTACAATACTCCGGATATTCATAGAATTACCATCAGTGACTTCCGCCAATTTATCCAGGACATCGGTGGAAAGATTGAGAAAGAATTCTTCATAAGCAAGGATACACCAAAAACGGACATTTTCTGCCCCAATTTTCGAAGTCAATGGGGCTGTTTTCAAATCTCCGCTCATTAGTATCAGTCATTTCAGATCCCGGCGAATTCCCGCCAGGTCCTGACAATCGCTTCGTGGGGGCTTGCCCCGTAACAAAATTCGGCGATTAACCTTGACCACTGGCGTCTATTTGTCTTAATCTAGCTATTTTGCATGATCATCCTGGTCATTAGATCCTTAATCCACTGGACCCGTTTATGATAAATCTAATTAAAGGCTTTCACGATATCCTGCCCGATCAAACCTCCAAATGGGCTTTCATTGTGGATACGGCTCGGTCCGTTCTGCAGAGGTTCGGATTTCGCGAAATCGTCACTCCGATCATGGAAAAATCGGAACTGTTTCAGAGAGGTATTGGTCAATCCACAGATATTGTGGAAAAAGAGATGTATACCTTTACTGATATCAGCGGCGATTCACTCAGCCTGCGACCTGAAGCGACAGCCGGGATCTTACGCTCGGTCGTAGAACATTCTCTCTTGAAACATGAGCCTGTGCTCAAGGTCTTCTCCATTGGCCCCATGTTCCGTCGAGAAAGACCTTCAAAGGGCCGATTTCGTCAGTTTTTTCAAATCAACGCCGAAGTCCTCGGAGATGACTCACATCTAACCGACGCGGAAACCGTTTTCGCTGCTTCTTCAATTTTTCAGGAACTTGGGGCTGAAAACTTTTCTGTAGAAATCAATTCGGTTGGCTGCAAAAAATGTAGGGCTCAGTATCGGTCGGAACTCAAAAAATATCTCCAGCCTTCATTGAATAAACTCTGTCCTGACTGTCAGAGACGGTTTGATACTAACCCCCTCAGAATTTTAGATTGCAAAGAACCTGAATGCGCTATCATAAGTCGTGACGCTCCATTGATAAGTGACTGGCTTGACACGGAGTGTCAGGATCATTTTCAAAGGACGCTTGGGGCATTGAACAGGATCGGCGTGAAATACCGCCAGGAGCCTCGTCTGGTAAGAGGTCTTGACTACTACTCTAGAACAGCCTTTGAATTTGTGCACTCACAACTGGGACGCACTAAAGCTATCGGAGGCGGAGGCCGCTACGACTCACTTATCGGGGAACTTGGGGGCCCGGATGTTTCAGGCATTGGTTTTGGCATTGGTATCGAGCGCTTGGCCATGAACTTGCCAGATGAAAATCCGGTATTCCGGAGACAAATTGACGTTTTCGTCGCTACCATAGGTTCCGGCGCACGAGACATTTCTTTCGATCTCGTCAATCAGTTGAGGAATAAGGGTTTTTCAGTTGAGACCCGGTATTCAGATATGAGTCTGAAGGCTCAAATGAAGACTGCGGACAGAATTGGCGCTCAATGGGTGATCATGATGGGTGACAATGAACTGGCCCAGGGAATGGTCACAGTTCGAAACATGAAAACCAAGGAACAGCGCCTGGTTGAACTGACAGGCGTCGAACAAGCGGTTCAAGGAGAAATAGCCTGATGTTACAAGCTTTGGACGGGTGGAAACGATCCCATCTTTCTCAAGAATTGTCTGATGCGGATGTAGGCAAGCGTGTCATTCTGATGGGATGGATTATGAGACGACGCGATCACGGCGGCGTAATATTTATTGACTTGAGAGATCGGAATGGCTTGGTCCAACTTGTCTTCAACCCTGAATTTTGTCTGGAATCCCACGGACGCGCCCACAATCTCAGACCTGAATGGGTCATTGCCGTAAGTGGCGAAGTTCGTCTTCGCCCGGACGAATCAATAAACCTCGATCTCGCAACAGGTAAAATCGAAGTTTTTGTGGACGAACTCAGGACTCTGAACTTCTCTGATCCCCCACCCTTCCCTTTAGACGAGGAAACAAACCCTACGGACGCCATCAGATACAAATATCGATATCTCGATTTGAGAAAACAGTCAGGAGCAAGAGAAAATCTCATGTTCCGCCATCGTCTCAATTCTCAAATCAGAAATTTTTTGAACTCTGAAGATTTTGTCGAAATCGAAACACCCTTCCTGACCACTAGTACTCCAGAAGGAGCAAGAGATTATCTGGTTCCCAGCAGGTTGAGCGCCGGTAGTTTTTACGCCCTACCCCAATCGCCCCAGCTATTTAAACAGCTATTGATGGTGGCCGGGTTTGAGCGCTATTACCAAATAGTGCGCTGCTTCAGAGACGAAGACTTGAGGGCCGACAGGCAACCGGAGTTCACCCAGTTGGATATCGAAACTTCCTTTATAGAGGAACAGGCCCTGTTCTCAATTATGGAAAGAATGATAAAGGGTGTGTTCCAGGATCTTCTTGGCGCTGATCTGCCCACCCCGTTTCCCAAGGTTAGCTACAAGGAAGCCGTGCTACGATATGGCCTAGATAAACCTGATGTGAGATTTGGGCTCGAATTGAAGGAAATTACATCCGTTCTTCAGGGAACTCAATTTGGGGTTTTCCGAAACGCTATGGATAACGGAGGCCTAGTTAAGGCTCTCAATGTGGAAGACGGCTCCAAACTTTCCAGGAAAGAGCTTGATGATTTGAGGGATTTCGCAACTATCTACGGAGGCAAGGGAGTGGCTTACGCCAGGATCAAAGAATCCGGACAATGGCAATCCCCTATAGCCAAGTTTCTGTCTGACAAGGAAAAATTGGACATTAACACCGTAGTTGGGGCAAACACTGGCTCAGTAATTCTCTTTGCAGCGGATTCGACGAAAATAGTCAACGATGTGCTTGGTAATTTGCGCAATCAGCTTGGCGCAAAATTGGGGCTTATTCCGGCCGGGGAATTCAAATTCGTTTGGATAACGGAATTCCCCATGTTTGAATACGATGAAGATGAGAAGCGTTTCAAAGCGATGCACCACCCTTTCACCTCTCCTATGCAAGAGGACCTGGCCTTTCTCGAAACGGATCCGGGTTCAGTAAGATCCCGAGCCTATGATCTTGTGCTTAACGGATCAGAAATAGGCGGAGGCAGTATGCGGATTTTTAGAAGCGACGTTCAACAGCGAGTTTTTAAGGCTCTGGGGATTGATTCTGAACAGGCAGAGCAAAAATTCGGATTCCTGTTGGAGGCTTTAAGATACGGCGCTCCGCCCCACGGAGGGATCGCTTTTGGAATGGACCGGCTGACCGCTATTCTTACCGGATCGGAATCAATTCGTGACGTCATAGCGTTTCCAAAGACGCAGAGAGCCACCTGTCCACTTACGGGCGCTCCAACTCCGGTAAGCCCCGACCAGCTAAAAGAATTAGGGTTAAGTGTTGTCAAGACAAAGAATTAGAAACATCTTAATATTTGAATACCAGAAACTGTATACGGGTTGAAGGAGCTTTACCATGGCCACATGGGATCCTAAAAGAGGCGTGCTATATCACGAATTCAACAAGTTCAGCAAAGAGAGGTTCCTTCGCGAAGTCGAGAAACCGAACCTATTGAGGAATATATTCCCATACACTGAAGTGCCGAAGATCGATTTCGATTTTGCCATGATTCCGATAAATCCGGCGAAGAACTTCCTCATGACCGATACCACATTCAGGGACGGTCAGCAGGCCAGGCCTCCTTTCACTGTTGAACAGATTTCGAGACTTTTCGACTTTCTCCATAGACTCTCCGGACCGAGGGGAATAATCAGACAGTCCGAATTCTTTCTCTATACGAAAAAGGATAGGGAAGCCGTAGAGGTCTGTCGTAAAAAGGGCTATCAGTATCCCCAAATAACGGGGTGGATCAGGGCTCAGAAAAAGGACCTGAGCCACGTTAGAGCTGCGGGGCTTACAGAAACCGGCATTCTGACGTCGGTTTCCGACTACCACATCTTCCTCAAGATGGGGCTGGATCGACGCAAAGCCATGGAAAAATATCTTGATATGGTGCGGACTACAATCGAAAAGGGAATTGCTCCACGATGCCATTTCGAGGACATAACCAGGGCCGATATCTACGGATTCTGCGTCCCCTTGGCGCAAAAGATCATGGAAATCAGAGAAGAGTCCGGGGTCGAAATCAAGATTCGGTTGTGCGACACCATGGGTTTTGGAGTCACATTCCCGGGGTCAGCTCTTCCGCGCAGTGTGCCAAAGCTTATTCGCTCCATGATTGACGATGCGAATGTTCCTGAAGATCTGCTGGAATGGCATGGTCACAATGATTTTCATAAAGGCCTCACAAACGCTGTATCCGCTTGGCTGTACGGGTGTTCAGTCGTCAACGGGACCCTTCTTGGAATAGGGGAACGAACAGGCAACACACCGCTAGAAGCTTTAATAATTGAGTATATGTCGCTTAGGGGTCATCCGGACGGTATGGATCCACGAGTAATATCTGAAGTGGCCGAATATTTTGAAATGGAACTAGGTCATAAAGTCCCGGATAATTACCCGCTAGTCGGGAAATCGTTTAATACGACCAGCGCGGGAGTTCACGCTGACGGGGTGCTCAAGAACGAAGAGATCTACAACATATTCGACACCGCAACCATTCTTGGAAAGCCACCGCTTGTCAACATTACCGACAAATCCGGCCTGGCTGGTATCGCTCATTGGATCAACACCAAACTGGTAGTACCCAAGGAAGAATGGGTTGACAAGAACCACCCTGCCATTTCCCGGATTTACGACATCGTGATGGAGCAGTATGAAAACGGCAGGGTGACAGCAATGTCGGATAAGGAGATGCTCGCCCTTGTTAAACGACACCTTCCGGAATTGTTTATTTCGGATTGGGATCGAATGAAGCTTATAGCAAGGGAGATGGCGTCCAAGATCGTCGAGAGATTCATATCTTCCACCCCAATGACAACCATGGATGTAAAAACCATGGAAAAGGCCATGCACGACTTTCTCAGGAAATATCCTTTCATACAATATTGTTACGTCGTGAACATGGAAGGGCAAAAGATTACCGCTAACGTCACCGACATAGCTGACAAATCCAAATTTGTCGAGTTTAAGGATAATGAAGACTTCTCTGACAGGTCATGGTTTATAATGCCGGTCAAAGACGGCAAGACCCATGTCCTGGGCCCTTTCACCTCCAGAATAACCGGGGCCCTTTGCCTTACTGTTTCCGGCCCGATTAGAGACAAAAACCACAAGATGGTTGGCGTACTTGGGTCCGATATAAGATTGGAAGAGCTGCTAAAGATCGAAAAAGAACTCATGGAAGAGCATGGCCTGGAGTTTACAGAAAACGATATCAGAAAATTGACAAAAAAGTACCGAGATTAGTTTCCCACCTCAGAGCCGTAATAGAGACGACTCTGCATTCCTACCAACCGACCCAAAATCTCTCACAGGTCCGCTGATCTCTGAGAGATTTTGCCTTTCCATTTTTATCATCCCATAACCATTCCGACAAGCCACACCTACATTAAATGTTGTTAATAACATATTGCAATAATATTAGTTTATGTTTACTTGTTGACTTTATTATATTTGTAAAATATAAGACCTCATTAATTCAGGAAGTTAAATATATTATATTATGTTTTAAATGATTTAATATATATAAATACTTATTTTATAAGACATTAAATGTCAAAACATGTAAACCAAACGCCAGATACAACAAGTCCCATTTTGTTGAGACACTTGATCTTTTCCTGGTCGATCAGGACTATAGTCCCGCTTGTTATGTTCATGCTGACATTCTGTTTTGTAGGGCCAGGTCTTGCCCAGCTCAATAATTCGACCCGGGACTTGAAACCATTGCTCCGGGAAACGTGGCGCGACGTAACATCTTTGCTCAAACCGGCCCAACCTCTCTTGGAGCCGAGGAGCTTTCTCGATGAGTCTCCAGAGATAAAAACAGCGCAGTTCACCTATGGGATGCTGGATGGGATACTCCCTTCTATTCCCAATTTGCAGGCCGGCTATCTCTACAGTTTTGGTAAAGACTACAGCCTCGGCCGCTTTGTAGGAGACATTTTTGTTCCCCTTAACCTCAAATGGTCCGACACCTTTTTTGGTCAGGGCCATGTTGAGTTTCAGGACTTTTGGCAGGTTCCCGGCTCTTTTCCTCAACACAGAGTTGATCTATCCTTTGGGGGAGGATATCGGAAGTTGATGAATCCGAACATAATGGTCGGATTTAACGGCTTTTATGACTCGACACGCATATTGGGCCAATGGTGGTCAGCGGGTGGAGTGGGAGCCGAAATGGCGGCTTTATTGCCAAACAAGGACGTTGTTGACCTGAACTTCAATTACTACGGTAACCTTTTCAGGGGACCGCACTATCTTGATGGGGAGCTGATTGCCGGACCCGCTAACATGGATTTTGAGGCTGGGTACACAACATCTCTTTTCGACAATTCCCACGATTTGCGCTTCAAGCTCAACATTTACAATTATGACGTACGTTACAGTGTCTATGGAGTCCGGGGCGGCGTTGATTTTAAGCCCTGGAGCGGGGCATTGATCCTTAGATATGAAGTCGGGCGGGACCAGATCTATGGATCCTACGAAACAGTGGGCGGCTTTGTAAATATTCCTTTGAATCTGGATGGATTTCTGACCGGAAAGCTTCCGTTTGTACAGGCCGGTGGTCCTGTTGACGACAGGCGCCTTGGCAACGGATTCCACGCTTCTCCGACTCCCGACGGAATATACCCTACCCCTCTAAATACTGAACCCAACCCACTGAGAAAACTTATGGACGAACCAGTGCACAGACAATTCGCTTCCCACGCCGTCTCAACAGAGTCTGTTGAGGGGTCTGAGCCCGCTCCAACCACTTTCGTGGCTCTCGGGGACGCGGAGGTTGTCTTTACCCTGTATCCAAAATATTCAGCCGCCATGCTTAACAACATCAAGCCTTCCACGATACAGGTGTCAGCGACTGTGACCTCTCGCGGGAAGGTAGACATAACGGCCATGAGGCTGTACATAAAGGATACGGGAATAGTTTGGTCACTGCCCATGCCGGACTGGACCATAGCAATGGGGAACAGTTACTCTTACAATTTAAGTCCGTCCGAGATAGACAACCTTTGGTCAGCCCTGTCTCAGAGCCCTGACCGGACAATATCCGAGGTGAGATTCAATCAATTAAACGGATCAAATCTTCAAAACCTGAACATTTCACTTACAATTACGCAGAGCGTCGTTTCAAAAAAATCTACCGAAACCAAATAGTGGCGAAGATGAACATTTCCGATGCATTGGGCAAATCATTGTTTAATCTTGAAAAACCGGCGCATAGGGGCATGAATTAAAATAGAATATAGCCGTTGCAACTATCCCAACGACATTATTCCTCACCTTTTTTATGAACCCACCTTCCCTCATTCGAATATCCGATAGAAACGTCTTTCAAGATCGCCTTCCTTTCTTTGAACTTGTCTTTCATCCCCATGAGCCAGGAACGATGAGCCAATCTGGCTTCCAAGTCTCCAAGGATATTGTGTGAATCGGGCGCAATCTCTAAATGAGGAGTCTCGTTGGGCCATTTTGTTTTGCCACGATTATGACAGGTGAGGCATTCAATCTCATCATTGTTAAGAAATTTGAAGGCGTTTCCAGAACAGAGGTTACATTCATGAGCTTTTGGTCTTCTAACATAATCCGGGTCTAGAAGAACCCTGCCCAAGTGAGCTGCGATGGATTTATTCTTCTCACTTAAAACCGCTTCTCCAGGAAGAGCGGCATGAACCAACCCTTGATCCTTGACGTCGAAACCCATACAAAATGCTGCTGAGGCGAGCGCCATGGGGCTATAACCGTCCCCACCTGCTATGCCTGCCAAAGCGACTGTTACTGCCGGCTTGCCGTAAAATTCTTCCATCCTCGCCAAGAACATGAGGGCACGGTCTGTAAATATCTTTACGATGCCGTAAGGACCCAAGAAGTAGGTCGGCGCCGCAAGAATCAGACCATTCGCATCACTCAACTCATCAATCACTGTTGACATATTGTCGTTCAAGGAGCATCTCCCTTGCTTGAACAGACATTGATAACAACCTGTGCAAGGCTTCAGGTCCATCTTGGTAAGATTCACCAATACTAATTCATGTTTTTCAGGGATATTGCGGCTTATCTCCTTAACAATCAGTTCGCTGTTCCCCAATTTCCTGGGCGATCCTATCAGGCCAACAACCTTCACCATTGAGACCATCCTCTCGTTACAGACCCAAAACTTGTTCCCACCATGGTCTAATTATTCTTCACCAAAGAATAATTACAACTAATTTCAAAAACTGTTTCCAAATATTGGACGTGTGATCTCTGTCAGGGACGGCGTGTCAAAGACGTATGCCGCCGCCCCAGGATTTAGGAGACTATGAATTATACAAGTTTCGGTATTGCTGTTTTACGACATTTTTCTGCAGTTTGCCTGTAGTTGTCTTGGGTAACTGGTCTACCATGATAACACCTTTAGGTACTTCGAACCCTCCAAGCTCTTTTTTGCATAGAGCAATAACATCCTCCTCGGAAAGCGTAATGTTCTCTTTAGGAACTATGAAAGCCGTGACCGCCTCTATCCATTTGTCATGTGGGAGTCCTACTACCGCCACTTCGGCAACACGTGGATCAGCTAAAATTACCCGCTCAACCTTGATAGACGGGACATTTTCACCGCCGGTTTTAATCATGTCTTTTTTTCTATCTACAAATGCAAGAAGTCCATCTTCATCAAAATAGCCCAAATCTCCCGAATGAGCCCATCCAAATTTTCTTATCTCATTAGTTGCGTCCGGGTCCTTCAGATATTCAATCAAATGTGCAGGACCGCGTCTTACGATTTCACCTATCTCTCCCTGTGGGACCAGATTACCATCGTCATCCATTATTGCCGTCTCTACAGTCAGAGCTGGTTCTCCCCAGTAGTTACCCATCTTCTTTAGTTGCCATTCGGGTTTAAAATTCTCAGACGATGGAAAAAATTCCGTTTGCCCTGTTCCTAACATGAAATTGGGACCGAAAGTTTCTATGCATTGATCAAGAGTCCTCTTGTCCATGGGCGTCATTGCGTATAGGCATCTCTTAACGTTAGAAACATCATAGTCCTTAAGTCGGGGATGATCCAATATTGCCCGCCACATCATGGGAAGGAGAAAAAGAAATCCAATTTTTTCCTCTTGGATTGTCTCCAGCATAATCGTAGGGTCAAAAATTCGAAATATTACAGTCTTTGATCCTATGTGAAAAAAGCTCGTGGCAAGTGTTTGCTGTGCGCAATGAAACATTGGCATCACTATTGCGCCGTTGTGTTCTCGAAATATTTGCAACTCTATTAGGTTGGTCAAAGACATGATGTAAAAACTTAGATGAGAAAGTACAATTCCTTTCGGTCTGGCCGTAGTGCCACTTGTGTACAAGACTGCAAAGGGATCGCGCTCCGAAATTACCTCTTCAATCTCTGAATCTGATTGACCATCCAGAAAATCATTAAAATCTATAAAATTTGGAGGCGTTTCACTTGTTGTTGCGGGGATTGAGACGAAATGCTTCAGAGTTTTACATTTGTCTTTAACTTTATCGATCAGGGGACAAAGAGCGTCATCGACAACTATTGCTTTCGCTTCAGAGTGATTGAGCATGAAGATTATGTCGTCCGGACCTAAACGAGGATTTAGTGGCACTACAACAAATCCCCCTTTCGCACATCCGTACAAGGCGACAACAAGTTCCCATGAGTTTGGCCCAAGAATCGC includes:
- a CDS encoding AMP-binding protein yields the protein MVTELDFNLVQRVALGDVFRRQARHIPDREAIVENRGNKRISLSYKALNAQLNRFAAALRNLGLKKGDKIAILGPNSWELVVALYGCAKGGFVVVPLNPRLGPDDIIFMLNHSEAKAIVVDDALCPLIDKVKDKCKTLKHFVSIPATTSETPPNFIDFNDFLDGQSDSEIEEVISERDPFAVLYTSGTTARPKGIVLSHLSFYIMSLTNLIELQIFREHNGAIVMPMFHCAQQTLATSFFHIGSKTVIFRIFDPTIMLETIQEEKIGFLFLLPMMWRAILDHPRLKDYDVSNVKRCLYAMTPMDKRTLDQCIETFGPNFMLGTGQTEFFPSSENFKPEWQLKKMGNYWGEPALTVETAIMDDDGNLVPQGEIGEIVRRGPAHLIEYLKDPDATNEIRKFGWAHSGDLGYFDEDGLLAFVDRKKDMIKTGGENVPSIKVERVILADPRVAEVAVVGLPHDKWIEAVTAFIVPKENITLSEEDVIALCKKELGGFEVPKGVIMVDQLPKTTTGKLQKNVVKQQYRNLYNS